The following proteins are encoded in a genomic region of Syngnathus acus chromosome 22, fSynAcu1.2, whole genome shotgun sequence:
- the LOC119116655 gene encoding TOG array regulator of axonemal microtubules protein 1-like isoform X1, producing the protein MIRGIISKELYQQLLDPKNYQNRTNGVEELKRVLSDVDLKSVPSDSIEEFINFLPRLLDDSNFKVLYGTLQVLNIFIERLDTSIHKYIKQIALVAVKALGDTRTIARNEYINMFRLMMKHVAPQQVLDLVICNLKHKNSRVREDVLNIIIAAMLTHPRKEFNIPKLCFEVAPSLADSKRNVRHAALELFAVFDSCLETGKKQPLTKAVDNVELKQNAEGLMAAVQARRARHVLPKLSPEGVVEYGLLVPKSGLHCATQASCSGDDLDWVMTGGRISSARSHRTEPDYERPYGYGSLGSLTDELPSQRRIVSAGKGKNKLPWEMLDYSLAENNHQCHSPNGKCSEQVTIEEVIPLSRKLSPETYISTFSSAEPQTPQTSKRIFPARLRRSGSLNLDPDVFKTTNFTESDSALSKGHMLSRNGSVERTLSLPSNHTIPGSFLLPSYPLAALPGSVLTPTLSHRHVDTSLSMSNTWPNKRENSPHQREPSFGGDAAVKGDFPSRCSPRPIRASLKSSSSTSSSTSSFRRVLSSSRTSLSISPVIPSGEQFYNNDPRPGARSSPQNQGLERDLQLEPMGSNTTHDTEEEEPLDVQEMLNSLRSLRNSAAKKRAKVSLSSSDTDQDSQDSAIRSPLSQEVHTSSMLTSSTSESGLSSLSPTTSSVFGIKSSGSMASPGVNPRRVPSANLRSSVSMDFSNPPGLSQRNDLSSETGVVGQRVTYSNGGLRASEEALVPSPPLVKPLLGDVKSTKGPRSNERRNLPATDMPEGVIGRGMFGTVVSSPRSDLALSLEQGDSVAKPTADPLGAFPVISGDHRGRDDFYPDERFIRDKIQPQHLDQLEGQSSQRDKIRHRVRQMLSDSPNEKNINNKDPHMNGSAITSCVEDLPLDGSPLSLTSSVSPLGPQSPVKCLTPPHQPSPPTVPPKPNKLSRMRRAHSLSRTRPSLSHSSDELSPVTMDHKKYVSPSPKLRPFSKPDLALMQSFDLLSSTKWEKKLEGLTVLRTLARYHADTLQGRLRDVCLFLIEEVNNLRSVVSRTAVYTLGDFYMHLQKAMDQDLDETVKALLPKVGVSKAFMRDAVDGALDNMVRHCTPTRGIHALLSGGLSHLNPLVRKCTAQHLADLVEQVGATRLLSGSKDLTERILPAVTKLSQDSSQEARYHGRRMLLSLSCHPDFEKILERTIPSKDLQPIMDTIFTLKTKGLGKIPQDSQSARGRRSLRGSGTVRALSLTREPLYHNVRLSNSNYGNRSQTRSITDKNEYLKYITALLGSKDFRERIKGMDQLVADCQHNRNVVIHNLFPVFDALKDRLQEANSKVNQYALESLQKIIPLMKDNLSQVVNILVPAIVDNHLNSKNNAIYSAAIGTIDALILNLDNSLLLQPFCTKAQFASGKAKVDLVEKVEDLVSELYPRKPQMVEQKVLPLLWHLLSTSGHSGTVHGRGGSVRAATANLCQALHTLMGPSLNECAASQSANVHKGLNEFLKQASKR; encoded by the exons ATGATACGGGGAATAATCTCCAAGGAGTTATACCAGCAACTTCTGGACCCCAAGAATTACCAGAATCGCACAAATGGGGTGGAAGAACTCAAGCGAGTCCTCTCGGACGTGGACTTGAAATCGGTTCCTTCTGACAGTATTGAGGAGTTCATCAATTTTCTTCCCAGACTTCTGGATGACAGTAATTTTAAAGTATTGTATGGCACCTTACAAGTTTTgaacatatttattgagaggtTAGACACTAGTATTCACAAATATATCAAACAGATAGCTTTGGTGGCCGTCAAGGCTTTAGGCGACACTCGTACCATCGCCAGGAATGAATACATAAACATGTTTCGTCTGATGATGAAACATGTGGCCCCGCAACAAGTTTTAGATCTTGTAATTTGTAATTTAAAACACAAGAATTCTCGAGTCCGGGAGGACGTTCTTAACATCATTATTGCAGCTATGCTCACTCATCCGAGGAAAGAGTTCAACATCCCCAAGCTTTGTTTTGAAGTTGCACCATCTCTGGCAGACAGCAAAAGGAACGTCCGCCACGCCGCGCTTGAGctgtttgctgtttttgaCTCCTGCCTCGAGACAGGGAAAAAGCAGCCTCTCACCAAAGCTGTGGACAACGTTGAGCTCAAACAAAACGCTGAGGGTCTTATGGCAGCTGTACAGGCCAGACGTGCAAGACACGTTCTCCCCAAACTTTCACCTGAGGGAGTGGTCGAGTATGGTTTGTTAGTGCCTAAATCAGGGCTGCACTGCGCCACGCAGGCCAGTTGCTCAGGAGATGATCTTGACTGGGTGATGACTGGAGGACGGATTAGCAGTGCAAGGAGTCATCGAACTGAACCAGACTATGAGCGACCGTATGGCTATGGCAGCTTAGGATCCCTCACTGATGAGCTTCCCTCCCAAAGGAGAATTGTCAGCGCAGGTAAAGGGAAGAATAAACTACCTTGGGAGATGTTGGACTACTCATTGGCTGAAAATAACCATCAGTGCCACTCCCCAAATGGAAAGTGCTCCGAGCAG GTGACCATTGAAGAAGTTATTCCGCTGTCCAGAAAGTTGAGTCCAGAGACCTACATATCCACTTTTA GTTCTGCAGAACCACAGACACCCCAAACATCCAAGAGGATCTTTCCAGCTCGGCTCAGAAGAAGCGGAAGCCTCAACTTGGACCCTGACGTCTTCAAAACCACGAACTTCACTGAGTCTGATAGCG CGTTATCCAAAGGACACATGCTCTCAAGGAACGGCAGTGTTGAGCGCACACTTTCTCTCCCGTCCAACCACACCATACCGGGCTCCTTTCTGCTGCCTTCCTACCCTCTGGCTGCACTCCCAGGAAGCGTGCTCACTCCAACATTATCCCATCGCCATGTCGACACGTCCCTCTCTATGTCGAATACCTGGCCCAACAAGCGGGAGAACAGCCCTCACCAGAGAGAGCCCAGTTTTGGAGGGGACGCTGCAGTCAAAG GGGACTTCCCTAGCAGATGCTCTCCGAGGCCAATCCGTGCCTCCCTAAAGAGTTCCTCATCAACATCGTCGTCAACATCGTCATTCCGCCGAGTcctgagcagcagcaggacgTCCCTCTCCATCTCACCAGTCATTCCTTCCGGAGAGCAATTTTATAACAATGACCCGAGGCCCGGTGCACGCAGCAGCCCCCAGAATCAGGGACTAGAGAGGGACCTTCAATTAGAGCCCATGGGCTCGAACACAACACATGATactgaagaggaggagcctCTGGATGTGCAGGAG ATGTTGAACTCGCTGCGTTCGTTGCGCAACAGCGCTGCTAAGAAGAGGGCCAAAGTGAGCCTAAGCAGTTCAGACACGGACCAGGACAGCCAAGATTCTGCCATAAGGTCACCACTCAGTCAAGAGGTGCACACCTCTTCCATGCTTACCAGCTCAACCAGCGAAAGTGGGCTTTCCAGTTTGAGCCCCACCACCTCCAGTGTCTTTGGCATCAAAAG TTCCGGAAGTATGGCCTCCCCGGGAGTGAATCCTCGCAGAGTGCCTTCCGCAAACCTGAGGTCTTCTGTGTCCATGGACTTTAGCAACCCTCCAG GACTATCTCAGAGGAATGACTTGTCATCTGAGACGGGGGTTGTTGGGCAGAGAGTCACTTACTCCAATGGAGGGCTCAGAGCCAGTGAAGAAGCATTAGTACCCTCTCCCCCATTGGTCAAACCATTGTTAGGTGATGTCAAATCTACAAAAG gACCCCGAAGCAATGAAAGGAGGAATTTGCCAGCCACAGACATGCCCGAGGGAGTCATTGGTAGAG GCATGTTTGGTACTGTAGTGTCCTCCCCTCGTTCGGATTTGGCCTTGTCACTGGAGCAGGGTGATTCAGTGGCCAAACCCACCGCTGATCCCTTAGGAGCCTTCCCTGTTATCTCCGGTGATCACCGGGGCCGTGACGACTTCTATCCAGATGAG AGGTTCATCCGGGATAAGATCCAGCCACAGCATCTGGATCAGCTTGAGGGGCAGTCCAGTCAAAGGGACAAGATTCGGCACCGGGTCAGACAGATGCTCTCTGACTCAcccaatgaaaaaaatataaataataaag ATCCGCATATGAATGGTAGTGCAATCACTTCTTGTGTGGAAGACCTCCCCTTGGACGGGTCACCTTTAAGCCTCACCAGTTCGGTCAGTCCACTTGGACCCCAGAGCCCTGTCAAGTGCCTGACTCCACCCCATCAACCAAGTCCCCCCACAGTGCCTCCCAAACCCAACAAACTTTCCCGTATGAGGAGGGCTCATAGCCTCAGCAGAACGCGGCCCTCATTGTCCCACAGCTCAG ATGAGCTGTCCCCCGTTACTATGGACCACAAGAAATATGTCTCTCCGTCACCAAAACTGCGTCCCTTTTCCAAACCCGACCTGGCGTTGATGCAGAGCTTCGACCTGCTGAGTTCAACAAAGTG GGAAAAGAAGCTTGAAGGTCTTACAGTTCTACGCACTCTGGCCCGGTACCACGCTGACACACTTCAGGGCAGGCTTCGGGATGTCTGCCTGTTTCTCATTGAAGAG GTGAATAACCTGAGGTCAGTCGTGTCCAGGACTGCCGTGTATACACTGGGTGACTTTTACATGCACCTACAGAAGGCAATGGACCAGGACCTGGATGAGACTGTTAAAGCCTTGCTGCCCAAGGTGGGGGTGAGCAAAGCTTTTATGAGGGATGCGGTTGATGGTGCATTAGACAACATGGTACGGCATTGCACTCCAACACGAGGCATTCATGCGCTACTCTCTGGAGGACTTAG TCATCTCAATCCACTGGTAAGGAAGTGCACTGCCCAACACTTGGCAGATTTGGTGGAACAGGTCGGAGCCACTCGCCTCCTTTCTGGAAGTAAGGATCTAACCGAAAGAATCTTACCTGCAGTCACCAAGCTGTCACAGGATTCCTCACAGGAAGCAAG GTACCATGGCCGCCGAATGCTGCTGTCCCTGTCGTGCCACCCAGACTTTGAGAAGATCCTGGAAAGAACGATCCCCTCCAAAGACCTCCAACCTATCATGGACACCATCTTCACTCTCAAGACCAAG GGGCTCGGCAAGATCCCTCAGGACAGCCAGTCAGCCAGGGGCCGACGCTCCCTCCGAGGCAGCGGTACGGTCCGAGCCTTGTCTCTCACCAGAGAGCCACTTTACCACAACGTCAG ATTGTCCAACAGTAATTACGGCAACAGATCTCAGACGCGGAGTATAACGGACAAGAATGAATACCTCAAGTACATAACAGCCCTGCTGGGCTCCAAGGACTTCCGAGAGAGAATCAAGGGAATGGACCAGCTCGTGGCTGACTGCCAGCACAACCGCAACGTTGTCATCCATAATCTATTCCCG GTTTTTGATGCGCTCAAAGACAGGCTGCAGGAAGCCAACAGCAAGGTCAACCAGTACGCTCTTGAGTCGCTGCAGAAAATCATTCCCTTGATGAAAGATAACTTGTCTCAAGTGGTGAACATTCTCGTCCCGGCCATTGTGGACAATCACCTTAACTCTAAAAATAACGCCATCTACTCTGCTGCTATTGGAACCATTGATGCACTTATCTTGAACCTTG ATAACAGTCTCCTTCTTCAGCCTTTCTGCACTAAGGCTCAGTTTGCAAGTGGCAAAGCCAAGGTGGATCTTGTTGAGAAGGTTGAAG ATCTTGTGAGCGAGCTGTACCCTCGCAAGCCCCAAATGGTGGAGCAGAAAGTGTTGCCCTTACTGTGGCACCTTCTTAGCACATCAGGCCACAGCGGCACCGTTCACGGACGCGGCGGCAGCGTGCGCGCCGCCACCGCTAACCTGTGCCAAGCTCTTCACACCCTAATGGGGCCCAGCCTGAACGAATGCGCCGCATCCCAGTCGGCCAACGTCCACAAAGGTTTAAACGAGTTTCTGAAGCAAGCATCCAAAAGATAA
- the LOC119116655 gene encoding TOG array regulator of axonemal microtubules protein 1-like isoform X2, with the protein MIRGIISKELYQQLLDPKNYQNRTNGVEELKRVLSDVDLKSVPSDSIEEFINFLPRLLDDSNFKVLYGTLQVLNIFIERLDTSIHKYIKQIALVAVKALGDTRTIARNEYINMFRLMMKHVAPQQVLDLVICNLKHKNSRVREDVLNIIIAAMLTHPRKEFNIPKLCFEVAPSLADSKRNVRHAALELFAVFDSCLETGKKQPLTKAVDNVELKQNAEGLMAAVQARRARHVLPKLSPEGVVEYGLLVPKSGLHCATQASCSGDDLDWVMTGGRISSARSHRTEPDYERPYGYGSLGSLTDELPSQRRIVSAGKGKNKLPWEMLDYSLAENNHQCHSPNGKCSEQVTIEEVIPLSRKLSPETYISTFSSAEPQTPQTSKRIFPARLRRSGSLNLDPDVFKTTNFTESDSALSKGHMLSRNGSVERTLSLPSNHTIPGSFLLPSYPLAALPGSVLTPTLSHRHVDTSLSMSNTWPNKRENSPHQREPSFGGDAAVKGDFPSRCSPRPIRASLKSSSSTSSSTSSFRRVLSSSRTSLSISPVIPSGEQFYNNDPRPGARSSPQNQGLERDLQLEPMGSNTTHDTEEEEPLDVQEMLNSLRSLRNSAAKKRAKVSLSSSDTDQDSQDSAIRSPLSQEVHTSSMLTSSTSESGLSSLSPTTSSVFGIKSSGSMASPGVNPRRVPSANLRSSVSMDFSNPPGLSQRNDLSSETGVVGQRVTYSNGGLRASEEALVPSPPLVKPLLGDVKSTKGPRSNERRNLPATDMPEGVIGRVSSPRSDLALSLEQGDSVAKPTADPLGAFPVISGDHRGRDDFYPDERFIRDKIQPQHLDQLEGQSSQRDKIRHRVRQMLSDSPNEKNINNKDPHMNGSAITSCVEDLPLDGSPLSLTSSVSPLGPQSPVKCLTPPHQPSPPTVPPKPNKLSRMRRAHSLSRTRPSLSHSSDELSPVTMDHKKYVSPSPKLRPFSKPDLALMQSFDLLSSTKWEKKLEGLTVLRTLARYHADTLQGRLRDVCLFLIEEVNNLRSVVSRTAVYTLGDFYMHLQKAMDQDLDETVKALLPKVGVSKAFMRDAVDGALDNMVRHCTPTRGIHALLSGGLSHLNPLVRKCTAQHLADLVEQVGATRLLSGSKDLTERILPAVTKLSQDSSQEARYHGRRMLLSLSCHPDFEKILERTIPSKDLQPIMDTIFTLKTKGLGKIPQDSQSARGRRSLRGSGTVRALSLTREPLYHNVRLSNSNYGNRSQTRSITDKNEYLKYITALLGSKDFRERIKGMDQLVADCQHNRNVVIHNLFPVFDALKDRLQEANSKVNQYALESLQKIIPLMKDNLSQVVNILVPAIVDNHLNSKNNAIYSAAIGTIDALILNLDNSLLLQPFCTKAQFASGKAKVDLVEKVEDLVSELYPRKPQMVEQKVLPLLWHLLSTSGHSGTVHGRGGSVRAATANLCQALHTLMGPSLNECAASQSANVHKGLNEFLKQASKR; encoded by the exons ATGATACGGGGAATAATCTCCAAGGAGTTATACCAGCAACTTCTGGACCCCAAGAATTACCAGAATCGCACAAATGGGGTGGAAGAACTCAAGCGAGTCCTCTCGGACGTGGACTTGAAATCGGTTCCTTCTGACAGTATTGAGGAGTTCATCAATTTTCTTCCCAGACTTCTGGATGACAGTAATTTTAAAGTATTGTATGGCACCTTACAAGTTTTgaacatatttattgagaggtTAGACACTAGTATTCACAAATATATCAAACAGATAGCTTTGGTGGCCGTCAAGGCTTTAGGCGACACTCGTACCATCGCCAGGAATGAATACATAAACATGTTTCGTCTGATGATGAAACATGTGGCCCCGCAACAAGTTTTAGATCTTGTAATTTGTAATTTAAAACACAAGAATTCTCGAGTCCGGGAGGACGTTCTTAACATCATTATTGCAGCTATGCTCACTCATCCGAGGAAAGAGTTCAACATCCCCAAGCTTTGTTTTGAAGTTGCACCATCTCTGGCAGACAGCAAAAGGAACGTCCGCCACGCCGCGCTTGAGctgtttgctgtttttgaCTCCTGCCTCGAGACAGGGAAAAAGCAGCCTCTCACCAAAGCTGTGGACAACGTTGAGCTCAAACAAAACGCTGAGGGTCTTATGGCAGCTGTACAGGCCAGACGTGCAAGACACGTTCTCCCCAAACTTTCACCTGAGGGAGTGGTCGAGTATGGTTTGTTAGTGCCTAAATCAGGGCTGCACTGCGCCACGCAGGCCAGTTGCTCAGGAGATGATCTTGACTGGGTGATGACTGGAGGACGGATTAGCAGTGCAAGGAGTCATCGAACTGAACCAGACTATGAGCGACCGTATGGCTATGGCAGCTTAGGATCCCTCACTGATGAGCTTCCCTCCCAAAGGAGAATTGTCAGCGCAGGTAAAGGGAAGAATAAACTACCTTGGGAGATGTTGGACTACTCATTGGCTGAAAATAACCATCAGTGCCACTCCCCAAATGGAAAGTGCTCCGAGCAG GTGACCATTGAAGAAGTTATTCCGCTGTCCAGAAAGTTGAGTCCAGAGACCTACATATCCACTTTTA GTTCTGCAGAACCACAGACACCCCAAACATCCAAGAGGATCTTTCCAGCTCGGCTCAGAAGAAGCGGAAGCCTCAACTTGGACCCTGACGTCTTCAAAACCACGAACTTCACTGAGTCTGATAGCG CGTTATCCAAAGGACACATGCTCTCAAGGAACGGCAGTGTTGAGCGCACACTTTCTCTCCCGTCCAACCACACCATACCGGGCTCCTTTCTGCTGCCTTCCTACCCTCTGGCTGCACTCCCAGGAAGCGTGCTCACTCCAACATTATCCCATCGCCATGTCGACACGTCCCTCTCTATGTCGAATACCTGGCCCAACAAGCGGGAGAACAGCCCTCACCAGAGAGAGCCCAGTTTTGGAGGGGACGCTGCAGTCAAAG GGGACTTCCCTAGCAGATGCTCTCCGAGGCCAATCCGTGCCTCCCTAAAGAGTTCCTCATCAACATCGTCGTCAACATCGTCATTCCGCCGAGTcctgagcagcagcaggacgTCCCTCTCCATCTCACCAGTCATTCCTTCCGGAGAGCAATTTTATAACAATGACCCGAGGCCCGGTGCACGCAGCAGCCCCCAGAATCAGGGACTAGAGAGGGACCTTCAATTAGAGCCCATGGGCTCGAACACAACACATGATactgaagaggaggagcctCTGGATGTGCAGGAG ATGTTGAACTCGCTGCGTTCGTTGCGCAACAGCGCTGCTAAGAAGAGGGCCAAAGTGAGCCTAAGCAGTTCAGACACGGACCAGGACAGCCAAGATTCTGCCATAAGGTCACCACTCAGTCAAGAGGTGCACACCTCTTCCATGCTTACCAGCTCAACCAGCGAAAGTGGGCTTTCCAGTTTGAGCCCCACCACCTCCAGTGTCTTTGGCATCAAAAG TTCCGGAAGTATGGCCTCCCCGGGAGTGAATCCTCGCAGAGTGCCTTCCGCAAACCTGAGGTCTTCTGTGTCCATGGACTTTAGCAACCCTCCAG GACTATCTCAGAGGAATGACTTGTCATCTGAGACGGGGGTTGTTGGGCAGAGAGTCACTTACTCCAATGGAGGGCTCAGAGCCAGTGAAGAAGCATTAGTACCCTCTCCCCCATTGGTCAAACCATTGTTAGGTGATGTCAAATCTACAAAAG gACCCCGAAGCAATGAAAGGAGGAATTTGCCAGCCACAGACATGCCCGAGGGAGTCATTGGTAGAG TGTCCTCCCCTCGTTCGGATTTGGCCTTGTCACTGGAGCAGGGTGATTCAGTGGCCAAACCCACCGCTGATCCCTTAGGAGCCTTCCCTGTTATCTCCGGTGATCACCGGGGCCGTGACGACTTCTATCCAGATGAG AGGTTCATCCGGGATAAGATCCAGCCACAGCATCTGGATCAGCTTGAGGGGCAGTCCAGTCAAAGGGACAAGATTCGGCACCGGGTCAGACAGATGCTCTCTGACTCAcccaatgaaaaaaatataaataataaag ATCCGCATATGAATGGTAGTGCAATCACTTCTTGTGTGGAAGACCTCCCCTTGGACGGGTCACCTTTAAGCCTCACCAGTTCGGTCAGTCCACTTGGACCCCAGAGCCCTGTCAAGTGCCTGACTCCACCCCATCAACCAAGTCCCCCCACAGTGCCTCCCAAACCCAACAAACTTTCCCGTATGAGGAGGGCTCATAGCCTCAGCAGAACGCGGCCCTCATTGTCCCACAGCTCAG ATGAGCTGTCCCCCGTTACTATGGACCACAAGAAATATGTCTCTCCGTCACCAAAACTGCGTCCCTTTTCCAAACCCGACCTGGCGTTGATGCAGAGCTTCGACCTGCTGAGTTCAACAAAGTG GGAAAAGAAGCTTGAAGGTCTTACAGTTCTACGCACTCTGGCCCGGTACCACGCTGACACACTTCAGGGCAGGCTTCGGGATGTCTGCCTGTTTCTCATTGAAGAG GTGAATAACCTGAGGTCAGTCGTGTCCAGGACTGCCGTGTATACACTGGGTGACTTTTACATGCACCTACAGAAGGCAATGGACCAGGACCTGGATGAGACTGTTAAAGCCTTGCTGCCCAAGGTGGGGGTGAGCAAAGCTTTTATGAGGGATGCGGTTGATGGTGCATTAGACAACATGGTACGGCATTGCACTCCAACACGAGGCATTCATGCGCTACTCTCTGGAGGACTTAG TCATCTCAATCCACTGGTAAGGAAGTGCACTGCCCAACACTTGGCAGATTTGGTGGAACAGGTCGGAGCCACTCGCCTCCTTTCTGGAAGTAAGGATCTAACCGAAAGAATCTTACCTGCAGTCACCAAGCTGTCACAGGATTCCTCACAGGAAGCAAG GTACCATGGCCGCCGAATGCTGCTGTCCCTGTCGTGCCACCCAGACTTTGAGAAGATCCTGGAAAGAACGATCCCCTCCAAAGACCTCCAACCTATCATGGACACCATCTTCACTCTCAAGACCAAG GGGCTCGGCAAGATCCCTCAGGACAGCCAGTCAGCCAGGGGCCGACGCTCCCTCCGAGGCAGCGGTACGGTCCGAGCCTTGTCTCTCACCAGAGAGCCACTTTACCACAACGTCAG ATTGTCCAACAGTAATTACGGCAACAGATCTCAGACGCGGAGTATAACGGACAAGAATGAATACCTCAAGTACATAACAGCCCTGCTGGGCTCCAAGGACTTCCGAGAGAGAATCAAGGGAATGGACCAGCTCGTGGCTGACTGCCAGCACAACCGCAACGTTGTCATCCATAATCTATTCCCG GTTTTTGATGCGCTCAAAGACAGGCTGCAGGAAGCCAACAGCAAGGTCAACCAGTACGCTCTTGAGTCGCTGCAGAAAATCATTCCCTTGATGAAAGATAACTTGTCTCAAGTGGTGAACATTCTCGTCCCGGCCATTGTGGACAATCACCTTAACTCTAAAAATAACGCCATCTACTCTGCTGCTATTGGAACCATTGATGCACTTATCTTGAACCTTG ATAACAGTCTCCTTCTTCAGCCTTTCTGCACTAAGGCTCAGTTTGCAAGTGGCAAAGCCAAGGTGGATCTTGTTGAGAAGGTTGAAG ATCTTGTGAGCGAGCTGTACCCTCGCAAGCCCCAAATGGTGGAGCAGAAAGTGTTGCCCTTACTGTGGCACCTTCTTAGCACATCAGGCCACAGCGGCACCGTTCACGGACGCGGCGGCAGCGTGCGCGCCGCCACCGCTAACCTGTGCCAAGCTCTTCACACCCTAATGGGGCCCAGCCTGAACGAATGCGCCGCATCCCAGTCGGCCAACGTCCACAAAGGTTTAAACGAGTTTCTGAAGCAAGCATCCAAAAGATAA